From one Leishmania major strain Friedlin complete genome, chromosome 33 genomic stretch:
- a CDS encoding putative cell division cycle 45 (CDC45) translates to MATASGALEPWERISTYYASTRKSINVLVAPTADAAAASLSLTYLMKVFLFPFQLHPTSSYDELKWFIEQANFAQDSEREDDISLRIDDLFILVGLGAPVLLEDYFDFTRHIVIVLDAYRPFHLGNLCREDGDRCIIWGSDRIQVEVDDFFRKQRAEEAQRRRRHRRRLDMKRHEGHARRQRTEGGGAQDDDVYSDESSISTSSEEEESADSDGDEAADLFDGEDDDATPSQSQDRVDWRSAPGEVPAYLEALYYACSCAGRSSAVEVYDLSVILHRFNDTILWHAAVGVCDLYLRRLVDYATYLVEMGPLEEAVSLQQSVRRGILRDRTDEAVNSYHRASTNSMQLSNREEEQLYLLRHSTLWDAIWYDSQVASALDLHHVEDGRPRLSQLLASRCGVSIAMAQRPWCEVPTDVGSEALRRVQVELQNWVNAQGNFIAYRNRIRCISRKVGYSTEVSTFDVCKLFTAEMAAVPPASVYVIERSPANASLSPEEVAALAQRKLVEFQRGQFWRASAVLDIDPNEKLFHEALAGALSLQQAVADATGSMMQPGNVQSSTGIHYALPSDPSKTSPTLESFCTMRRLSVLAERLFFTLSMSRRRDRRALTALRPLILSCVLPQARLAAPPTASSGSGSGLPCGPGTDALVPAVHWSRASGGVPSASAATAAGGVFMGGGAQVEDTAEYVVVLTHAGNTGAGMMPLLPVYRFAQCMQDEHFHTPPRRLFVERNAVQVRGRENTTYLAERMLLLSVKTTVPRHEFRKRRAPAVDEYDDDDGGTEVVEVVD, encoded by the coding sequence ATGGCGACAGCTTCCGGGGCGCTGGAGCCTTGGGAGCGCATCTCCACCTATTACGCGTCTACGCGCAAGAGCATCAACGTCCTTGTTGCTCCTACGgccgacgcggctgccgcctccctcaGCCTGACTTACCTCATGAAGGTGTTTTTGTTCCCCTTCCAGTTGCACCCCACTAGCTCGTATGACGAGCTGAAGTGGTTTATTGAGCAAGCCAACTTTGCACAGGACAGCGAGCGCGAGGATGACATCAGCCTGCGCATCGACGACCTCTTCATCCTCGTGGGCCTCGGTGCACCTGTTCTGCTAGAGGACTACTTCGACTTCACGCGGCACATCGTCATCGTCTTGGACGCCTACCGCCCTTTTCACCTTGGCAATCTTTGCCGCGAGGACGGCGACCGCTGCATCATCTGGGGCAGCGACCGCATACAGGTTGAGGTGGATGACTTCTTTCGaaagcagcgcgccgaggaggcgcagcggcggcggcggcatcgccgccgcctggaCATGAAGCGCCATGAGGGCCAcgcgcgacgccagcgcaccGAGGGCGGTGGGGCGCAGGACGACGACGTCTACAGCGATGagagcagcatcagcaccagcagcgaggaggaagagagcgcggACTCTGACGGTGACGAGGCTGCCGATCTCTTTGATGGCGAAGACGATGACGCGACCCCGTCGCAGAGCCAGGATCGCGTggactggcgcagcgcacctGGCGAGGTACCGGCGTACTTGGAGGCGCTCTACTACGCATGCTCTTGCGCCGGTCGCAGCAGTGCGGTGGAGGTGTACGACCTGTCGGTCATTTTGCACCGCTTTAACGACACGATTCTCTggcacgccgccgtcggcgtctgcgATTTGTATCTGCGTCGTCTCGTGGACTACGCCACGTACCTGGTGGAGATGGGACCACTGGAGGAGGCTGTCTCGCTTCAGCAGAGTGTGCGACGCGGCATTCTGCGCGACCGCACCGACGAGGCCGTCAACAGCTATCACCGAGCTTCCACAAATAGCATGCAGCTGAGCAatcgcgaggaggagcagctctACCTGCTGCGGCACTCCACTCTCTGGGACGCCATCTGGTACGATTCGCAAGTAGCGAGCGCGCTCGACCTGCATCACGTAGAGGACGGCCGCCCACGACtgagccagctgctggcgagtCGCTGTGGTGTGTCTATCGCAATGGCACAGCGACCCTGGTGCGAGGTGCCAACCGATGTGGGCAGCGAAGCGCTACGCCGCGTGCAAGTAGAACTACAGAACTGGGTGAATGCTCAGGGCAACTTTATTGCGTACAGGAACCGCATACGGTGCATCTCTCGCAAGGTGGGCTACAGCACCGAGGTGTCCACGTTCGACGTGTGCAAGCTCTTCACCGCTGAgatggcagcggtgccgccagcGTCGGTGTACGTCATCGAGCGGTCCCCAGCGAACGCTAGCCTGTCACccgaggaggtggcggcgttggcgcagcgcaagctTGTCGAGTTTCAGCGGGGCCAGTTCTGGCGCGCAAGCGCTGTGCTGGACATAGACCCGAACGAGAAGCTGTTTCACGAAGCGCTGGCGggggcgctgtcgctgcagcaggctgTGGCTGACGCGACGGGCTCCATGATGCAGCCCGGCAACGTGCAGAGCAGCACGGGGATTCACTACGCGCTGCCATCGGACCCGTCCAAGACCTCACCGACGCTGGAGAGCTTCTGCACTATGCGGCGACTCTCCGTTCTCGCGGAGCGACTCTTCTTCACGCTTTCCATGAGCCGCCGGCGTGATCGGCGCGCGTTGACAGCGCTGCGGCCTCTCATTCTCTCCTGCGTCTTGCCGCAAGCACGCCTAGCGGCCCCGCCcacggcgagcagcggcagcggaagcggTTTACCATGTGGACCCGGCACAGATGCGTTGGTGCCTGCGGTGCACTGGAGTAGGGCCAGTGGGGGTGTGCCTTCAGCGtctgccgccactgccgctggtggcgtTTTTATGGGCGGTGGTGCACAGGTGGAGGACACGGCTGAGTACGTCGTCGTGCTTACCCACGCCGGTAACACGGGGGCTGGCatgatgccgctgcttccCGTGTACCGCTTTGCGCAATGCATGCAAGACGAGCACTTccacacgccgccgcgtcggctCTTTGTGGAGCGGAATgcggtgcaggtgcgcgGTCGTGAGAACACGACCTACCTTGCAGAGCGCATGCTGCTCCTGTCGGTGAAGACTACAGTACCGCGGCACGAGTTCCGCAAGAGACGCGCGCCCGCGGTGGATGAGTACGATGACGATGATGGAGGGACGGAAGtcgtggaggtggtggactAG
- a CDS encoding putative succinyl-coA:3-ketoacid-coenzyme A transferase, mitochondrial precursor, whose amino-acid sequence MLRRNFWRLVGLDKVQSLEEAVADMTDGISVAVGGFGCSGVPDAVISAMCKKGPKDMILYTDSAGIDGFGLARLIETKQVRRICCSFVGMNKIFKRRYLEGDVELEFVPQGTLAERMRAGGAGIPAFYTATAYGTQRQTGGQIIRYDKNGVPCVISAPKETRQFGNRWYVLEETIRPDYAIVKALKADKSGNLVFRGTARNFNIPAAQCGRRVIAEVEQVVENGEIHPDDVHLPGVYVHRVVQASYEVPIEKRTVSGSGAEPSSVNPNDDRQKIARRAALEFTDGVYANLGIGIPTEAANYMPAGVTVTLHSENGLLGMGPFPTADKVSADWINAGKQTISFLPGAACFDSATSFAMIRGGHMNLTMLGALEVSSNGDLANWGIPGKLVNGPGGAMDLVASGSRVVVTMSHCNKRGDSKLVERCSLPVTGLHCVTRIITEKAVFDVIDKHLVLKEVAEGLTVDDIKKCTAAHFEVDKVKPIAYAAPISG is encoded by the coding sequence ATGCTTCGCCGTAACTTCTGGCGCCTTGTCGGCCTCGACAAGGTACAGTCCTTGGAGGAGGCCGTCGCGGACATGACGGATGGAATCTCTGTGGCGGTCGGCGGATTTGGCTGCAGTGGTGTGCCGGACGCTGTCATCAGCGCCATGTGCAAAAAGGGTCCAAAGGACATGATTCTCTACACGGACTCGGCGGGTATCGACGGCTTCGGTCTCGCTCGTCTCATCGAGACGAAGCAGGTGCGCCGCATATGCTGTTCTTTTGTGGGTATGAACAAGATCTTCAAGAGGCGCTACCTCGAGGGCGACGTTGAGCTCGAGTTTGTGCCGCAAGGAACACTGGCGGAACGCATgcgtgctggcggcgcgggCATCCCTGCCTTCtacacggcgacggcgtaTGGCACGCAGCGTCAGACAGGAGGGCAAATTATCCGGTACGACAAGAACGGCGTGCCGTGTGTCATCTCGGCGCCGAAGGAGACGCGGCAGTTCGGGAATCGGTGGTACGTTCTGGAGGAGACGATCCGACCGGATTACGCGATTGTGAAGGCGCTGAAGGCGGACAAGAGCGGCAACCTTGTGTTCCGCGGGACTGCCCGCAACTTTAACATCCCCGCTGCGCAGTGTGGGCGGCGCGTGATTGCAGAAGTGGAGCAGGTGGTAGAGAACGGCGAAATCCACCCGGACGACGTGCACTTGCCTGGCGTGTACGTGCACCGCGTTGTGCAAGCGTCGTACGAGGTGCCCATCGAGAAGCGAACGGTGTCCGGTAGCGGCGCAGAGCCGAGCAGCGTGAACCCAAACGACGACCGCCAGAAGATCGCGCGGCGAGCGGCGCTGGAGTTTACAGACGGCGTGTACGCGAACCTCGGCATCGGCATCcccacggaggcggcgaactATATGCCCGCCGGCGTGACGGTGACACTGCATTCTGAGAACGGGCTGCTGGGCATGGGCCCGTTCCCGACAGCGGACAAGGTGAGCGCTGACTGGATCAACGCCGGAAAGCAGACGATCTCGTTCCTGCCGGGAGCAGCGTGCTTCGACAGCGCGACGTCGTTCGCGATGATTCGCGGCGGCCACATGAACCTGACGATGCTGGGTGCGCTTGAGGTTTCGTCGAACGGCGACCTCGCGAACTGGGGTATCCCCGGCAAGCTCGTCAACGGCCCTGGTGGTGCGATGGACCTCGTCGCGAGCGGCTCTCGCGTGGTGGTGACGATGTCGCACTGCAACAAGAGAGGCGACTCGAAGCTTGTGGAGAGGTGCTCGCTGCCTGTGACGGGCCTGCATTGCGTGACCCGCATCATCACGGAAAAAGCCGTATTTGATGTGATCGACAAACATCTCGTTCTGAAGGAGGTCGCAGAGGGCCTGACAGTAGACGACATCAAGAAGTGCACTGCTGCTCACTTTGAAGTGGACAAGGTAAAACCGATAGCGTACGCAGCCCCCATATCCGGCTGA